The Macadamia integrifolia cultivar HAES 741 unplaced genomic scaffold, SCU_Mint_v3 scaffold2007, whole genome shotgun sequence DNA segment AGCAGGTAATATAAATGAATTTAAAAACAATATTACAAGGCTAATCATTAAGTATAACCATAGTGTCAACCGCAAGTACATTCTTAACCTTTGGCCCTGGAATAcactggtccactcaaaaacTGTAATGACTATGAAAGCACTTCAACTTTTGAAAAGTGCCATCACCTTTGGGTGAATAGTAACctctaggttaaggtctgcctatAGTATAGTTGCATTTATGCTTATATTTGATAAAATCGCATTTGGATAAGCATTACCTACTTTCCTACTAATCACTTTCTTTATCTTTCAAAATAAGAGAGAACCTTTGAGTTGCAGACCCATTGTAGTAaccttagattttaccactttggtggattccatccattCCACTACAACCACACCCCGTCTCCTATTttcttaagggtgtcaatttgagcCCGCATCGGTAGGCCTCAGTCCGACATGTTTACGACCCGACCTAGATAGgctcgattaataaacgtgtcacgTTCACGGTGCACGTAGCTAGCTCGTCGGGTGCCCGATCGAGGCGACATGTTTATACGCCCGACTTGAACCGATTCGTTGAAGCCTAACCTAGCCCAACCCCCATTAAtattacataaaattcctatgtTGCCATTGCTAGtaaaaaactaattaaactttcttacctttgctttgtaataggatttgaaataattaagctttgttttgtaagttgtaacagtcatactcttttttttttgtaaaaacaaccataatctcatatcatttatcTTATTTGTTAAAAATCTGCATCATAAATCTTTGGGCCttcaaccaacttaagaaaaaaattttagggtAAGCATGTTTAAAGCTTGTTTAAAATagtccgattaaagcccgatacCGACCAGTCTGATTATAAACCATACCATTCCCCCCAAAActaggcccgtttacttaaataggcgttcacggtgcaatgctttcaagtggtcaagcccagCTAGACCTGGCTCGAcctgttgacacccctacatttgTGGGATAGGTTCATTACACAGTATACAAGCATAGTCAATCAAAATAAATGCAGATAAAATTAGGGTCTTATACATAGTATGCAAGCTATATTACACTAGGGTATCATTCAAATTCTCTGATTTAACAAGTGTTTAATTGAATTGTTCAATACTGTTAACATAAGCAAAAATTCTCAAAACCGGGTCCCTATGTCCACCAATGATGTTATCTTGCATATGAAATTAAAGAGTACGGAAAAACGAATCAAACGTAAAATACCGCGGAAAAAAATTCATCAGTACCAGCCTGTACGGTAGTTTAAAGTATGCtgccaagaaaaaaaacctaaataaTTTGAACTTGAACCGGGTCGAACTAGTCTGGCCAAACTGAATTGGGTCTAACTGAAACGACCGAGTCAACTAGTTGGGTCATGGCCGGAATCGAAGGGTAAAAAATGGGGTAAAAAATTGGGTTAACTGGTCGGATAAACAAATTACCGTTCAAACTTTGATCGGCTTGTCAACCTTTGCCTGGGTCAATCAACCAGCCCGTTGGGTCATGGGTTGGACAGTCAACCCACCCAAGTCGATTAATTCATGATTCAACCCCGAAACCCTATCGGTTGGCCCGACGATGATCCACCACATCGAGTTAGGAGAGTGATATCACCCTTTGGACCCCAGTGGAAAGTGAGGGAGCGTCCGGATGATCAACATGgcttgccacctatcttcacgtCCATCACGAGCCCTACGTTTCTACCCaacaaaatttgattttgacatTGGAAATTTCTTGCAGCAGAACATTTTTCAACGAAAGCCCTTCCCAAAACCCTTTTTTATATGTTTTGTGACTATTCTCGTTTATAGCACCGTGATGGTTTATCTGATATCACTTTTTGGGATTTATGGGGTCCTTAAACCAATATCTAATCCCACCCAATTACTAGAATATAAAGAAGCAAGTAATTTCTATTTAATAATATACCTTATGGTGTAGGGAAAATCCATAAGTCCCATTGAACAGAGTCTCATTTCTAAGGATCTTCTACAGTCTTTCACCCTTGGAGTTTTCACGTACACATTAATCCTTGTAAGGAAAGCTAATGCTTCCAAAACCATGTAAAGGTTAAAAGTGAAATGACAGTTGCACAGACCATTAGCCGCTATTTATAAGAGAGTCCCTTAACCCTAATCGATTCACCACAATAAATTGGACCAAGAATATTCCACCTAGAGTGGGCCAAATTAGCTTGTGCCTAATAGACCGATAATgtgtatcagttaagcccacaaaACCCAACAACCATCTCAGAACCATGACTGAAATTTTCCTCTCCATTCCATTTTGTCTCGTTTCTCTGACAAGATTGTTTAGTTGACGACATGAGAAATAAGTAACATACTCCTAGGGAAATTCAAATGTTTATCAGAGAATCTTCTATCGGTAAATACCAGTTTGAACATTGGGAAAATTTGTTAACCAAGAAAATTGTacaatttccttttcttttgttttcttttcctaagCTTCCAAACACAAGAAACACCAGTAGAAACTCACGAAGATCAATCGAAGGAAATGGGTTTCAAATAACTCTTGTGAGTAAATattaaggttatgtttggtaggcaagagaaaaaatgaaaagagaaaaaaaaagtacaaaacttgtactattttcttggtttaagaaattctcattatgtttggtatgtcctgaaccaagagaagattctttctttgaatttcaaaattcaccctAGGAATGTCAAATTTTTGTTGTgctgctaaaaaaaaaaaaaatgaagagctGATGTTCCTGCTCTATGTAATTCTGGCGGAGAAGACCATATATTTCCAAGAGATGGAACGTTTGCTATTGGTGATCTAGTAGAGAAAGCCAgttgacttgtttcgtcgtttctagaaacgacttgtgaccattctttcattggttactatcgacttctaaaaacatgacttatcaaacaccttcaattccgtttctgtttctagaagcggaaatttatgtttctgccgtttcttgaaacagaaacggcaaaaacgttatcaaacgggccccaggGTTTCTACTCATTCCTTCACTCGCTGCGTTTGCCTAATCTATAAACGTAATAAACTCTTAAAGCCACcctttcaatttcttattttgttgACACGAGTTTAAAAAATGTCTTCATCCAAAAGACGACATATTTGGAGCCCTACTTACATTTATTGCAGTTAGATAGCATAACAATAACATAAACATATAACTACACAAATCAGCACAAAATGACATCtataggaaaaataataataataataataataataataataataataataataataataataataataataataaacaatataatttagattgaaggaaTTAAAAGAATTAAGGACTAACTTAAAATGACTTTAGGAgagtggtgagaaaagacatgcatagcttagatCTTGTATCAAATATGACGTTGAATTGAATAGAACTAATTGAAGGGCAATGATCCATATAGGAACCCCAATTAGTTGGGATTGGGATGAACTGCTTTTGTTGTTCAATCGTAGTAGAAAATAATTAAAGGATTTAAACAAAGTAGTTTTAGATTTAATTTCACCAaattgcaaagaaaaaaaaaatgaaaatgacctATGTGCATAGTGGGCATCCCATTTCTTGCAAACAATTTAACTAAGAGTAGTCGATGTACAAtctatataataatataaacatgGATTTAATAGGCCATGTTCACATACCATTAGTTAACTTGTGTAATGCTAGGTATTGCAACTCTTTTGAGAGATTAGTCcgcccacctccacctccacctccacctcaaGCATCAATATTtataaatacttttttttttttttttttgatgaatcaTCACATACGGAATGTACGTGAACATTCTTGATTCGTGGATTAacattattttctctctcgttatttaatagatgccatatcaATGATCCAGACACGTTAACATACATTCACTTACTTGAAAATTCACTGTTCTGTATTTTCTTTACAGATATTAGATCTTCATATGCATAATCAGGTGAAGTTCGTACCTATCCGTTCGTTTTAACGCCAAATAACGGGCATTGGCTTATGATTGTAATCCTTGGCTCTTTATAGTTAGTTTCTTACAGACGAATCATCGAATGGAACTTGGCTGCTATCGGCTGCTACATAATTCCTCCTAGACCTGTAACAGTCAGGGAAATGAATCTGGAAGAAGGTTGAAAATTCCACCCTAGAGTGTATTTTCCACCTCTGCTTTTGATTCCATTTCCTTCGCTACCACAAGAGGTAGGAGGAACTTGACTGCTACGCGTAAGCATCCAAATTTTTTTCCgaatcatctctttctctctcctcccttaaTATCGCCACCTTTTAAAACGcctctccttcctctcctaGTCCCTACCCAATTCACTCTTCGTTGTGATTCAATTTCCTgtgtctttctctctttctctctcaagcCAATCTAGAAACCATAACAATGTCTGAAGAGGGAGGAGACCATGGTGGTAACATCCTGTGGGCAAACCAGGCATTGGCTTTCTCTAATTCTGATAACTCTGGTGGAACTCAGGCAAGAGACCATTCGAGCTCAAATAGCCCAAGAGCAGTGGCTCCCCCAACTTTGACGGTGGGTCAGAAAAGAGGTCGAAACGGGAAAGAACGCATAGATGGAGGTGCTGATTCTGATCATGATCAGGATCATGATCATGATCACGAACTACATATTTGGACGGAgcgagagaggagaaagaagatgaggaaCATGTTCTCTAGTCTTCATGCCTTGCTTCCCCACATTCCTCCTAAGGTAATATCCCTTAATACCATCCCCACTGCAACCCCTTGACTTAATCGAAgagaaagaattttattttacgTAGCAAATGGGAATCACAGAAGGTTTCACTCCTCTCTCTCGCAgtggttttctctctctctctctctaatgatTTTATGTTTTGCATCTTATTAATGGATGGACAATCTACGAGGAAGAATCTTGTGATGTGACTAACAAAACAGAGTTTGTGATTCAGGTAACTTTCATGCATGGAAGAAACTTCCCCATCTTGCTTATGGAATTATGGTTATGTGTTTTAGTATTTTCCCTTCTTCGTGTAAGGGGATGGATGATATATATAGATAGCCTTAGGTATCTGCTATTAATCAAACACATTTCTCTGACGACTTCCGTTTTGCGTCTTCTCCGATTGAATATTTGATAGGTTGATAAGGCCACAATCGTTGATGAAGCTGTGACTTACATCAGAACTCTTCAAAACACTCTACAGAAGCTTCAGAGCTGGATATGCTCCGGGGAAAGTCGACCATCTGGTTCAACCCCTGGAGCGAATCAGGGATGTTCAAACTCATCAAGGAACAACCAGGCCATTATCACTGGTAATAACTCGGCCATGGCCAACTCATTTGGGGTCCCTCGTTTCCCCGTTTGCCTCCAAACATGGTCTTCACCGAACGTCGTGTTGAGTGTGTGTGGCAACGATGCGCAGATCTGTGTGTGCGCACCAAAGAAGCCTGGCCTCTTGACCACAATCTTTTATATCATGGAGAAGCATAAATTGGAAGTAGTGACTGCTAACATCTCCTCAGATAACTACCAGAGCATGTACATGATCCATGCCCATGTAAGTGCATATGATCTTCTTCTTCGGAATTTGGTTCTTCTCATAAGGGAGAGGATTCCCTAAAAGGCATACAATCAAAGCACTAAAACTTTCATGAGGAGAGGAATGTTCATTTCACCCACCCCCCATTGTGTCTAGGCACAAGGCCATGCTGCCTTTCAGACTTCTTTGATCCTGCGTGACCCCTGCATCCAGACATAAGGAGGAAAATGATGCCTCCTCTTATAAAAGGCAAAAATCCcaccctattgatgcttctatgtgtgctcccattggctCTTACGCTTGCATAAGTGCCACATTGCCTTTTAATGAACTCTTCCAATATGGGCACAGTGGTCCTTGCATGCCCCTTGAGTCTGTGGCACAGGCTTACATCTACCATCCTCATGGTTCATTTTGATTGAGACATTATACTCCACACCTATTGAATCATACCTGCTTTTCCCCCTAATTAACAAGAATATGTTAAAAATAAGATGTACAGGATTTCACTcttcaccttcggcattgccatcaacaaagAGGAAATCAACACAAATACTACTTGTCTTATagttccacctttggcattgccattagcagtaACTAATTAAAAGACAAAGAAAGCACAATCACATCTGTAATTGCATTTAATTTACATGTTAATGTAGATGTTTTGCAAGAAGATACGGAGATATCAAAATCTTAGGAAACCTTGGTGAATCACCAGGGTTATTGATAAACCTAAAACAGTTTCCATTTCTTTATCagctgcattttttttttttttttaattgttgctAGTATATATTTTCAAGTTCCACATTGGTGTATTGAATAGGCAAATGGGCTGCTGATCAATTCTCAGAGGCATTACCAGTGGAGGAAATATACAAGCTAGCGATCGGAGAGATGATCTATTGGGTTTCATCTTAATGATaaccagaaaagaaagaaaatggctGTGGAGAGACTTGGTTGTGAAAGTTCTACTGTAAGTATAGCGAggtaccaaaataaaaaagaggaaaaatgatAAACAAGTTCAGTGAGGAGaaggagagacagagagagagagagagagtcgtttCATCATCATATAGGATGGACAAGATTTTGTTTGTTAACAATGCTATGTTGTTCTATGTGTTCTCTCTGTGAAATTGTTACTTGCTTCAGATGCTATAGGTGTTGCAAGGCATGGGCATTTATGGGATGGCAGACTTGTCATTGTATATAAACAAGTATATGGAGCtatatatttctattttcttctctaaagatttattttgaataaatgCTTGATCATCTCCTgcatgtgtgtatgtgtgtaaAGAAGTGAAGTTGGAATTGATATACTCCACTTAAGGAGAAAAAgagcatggttttaagaaaatttgTGATAGAAAAGGGTTGAATTGATTCTCTATAAACTAAAGCTGTATGCAGAATAAAGTTAGGAACATAGACATTGCTCTGTTAACTCCTCCTTCCCCTTGTTTTTTTAGAAAGTATGTTAAATCATAGTCTTGTCATTTGTTATTTTCATCTTTACATGCCAGTTTATTTCTGACCAGTTTACAGATGTAGGAATCAACTGGTGGTAGTTCATCATGTCTGAATGATATTTCATGCCTCATGATTCTATTCCCCATGTCTATATGTCTTGAATGCTTCTCCATGCTTAGTTGTGTCCAGTTTAGAGATGTATGAAGCAATTGGGGTTAGCAAACAGAATTTAAAGATATTGACATTTTCAATTTGATTCAATACATGTCTATCAAAAATAGATAGTTCGCCATAATAATTCGTAAAGAAAGATAATTATCCATTGTCTTCACTTTTCTTTTTGAAGTTAAGTTTTTGCTTTTAGATTATATATTCATGCACAAATATGAATGGAATGGAGTAGAATGAGCATATATTTCAGATATCTGAGCTTTAGCTTGCCAAATGGATGTAATACCTAAATTTGAATCAGTATGTATGGAAAATAATTTATCttcttataaaataaattaggaggaaaaaaatccaaaattataAAATACGAAAAAATAAGTGATTGTGGatcttatcttctttcttaAAAATAGAAGTTCCGTTCATAATGTGAATGAATGAGCTAAAAAACTACTTGGAATGGCATCTAGAGTTgatgaaaaaattaaattaacataatggaaatttcaaaattcaccttcgCTACATGACAATTGATGATGGTAAAGAGTTACGAGAAAAGTATAAAaacaagagaagagaaatagaaTTAGAAGTGAATGATGGAAGAATGACTATACATATTGGTTCATGTCCTTCTTTTTTCGCTAttatattaataaaagaaaacaaaatataattaCAGAGACAGATTGTAAGGACTATTTTTTTCGAGCCATAGAAATCAAAGGGGCCAAGCCGTCACAGGATCAGAAATCTAGTCTTGCTCAACTCCCAGGCACTAATAGACTTCCATGGATCACTTCTCTTGCTACTAAAACTGGTAATTTCAATGCGTCTAGCACACAACAGGTCTGAAATGGAGAGAGATTTCCCAGAGAAGGAATTAAAATACCCAACTATTCAAATTCTTTAACGGTGACTGCTTTGCTTTTCTCTTTCACCACGAAAACAAATCCTCgagcaagaagaaagatggccaGGAAATCAAAAAGATCGCAATGTGAAATCTTCCATTCAATTGAACTGCCACCGAAGAAACCGGACCTATAAATTTGGGGAAAGGTTTCTAATTTCTTGCAACATCAAATTACTAGTAAGGCCATGCCTCTTGACCTTTCGTCAAACCTTCTTGAATTTCTCTCAAGTCAAATGAATAGGGAATGAGAATCATACAGATAACCATGTCTCCTTGAATGAAAGACCCTGGGATCTACATTTCCACCAAAGAATCATTTCGAGGATATATTATCTTGGTTGCCATAACAAAAAGCATCCTAAGAAGGTATTCCAAACAGAATCAGAAAAATtgcattccaaaaaaaaaaaagtgagaaaaagaCTCCGCCTCTTTATAACGAAGATCACACTTAGACAGAAATGGAACTCCTTGCTACTAACGATGTCATCCATAGGAAGTTTACCATGAAGAATTTTCCAACCCCGTATCGCATCCcaggctgatttttttttttctaaaaaacacCTGAACTTGATAATCTTCAAGGACACACATCTTCCACTGTATAGGCAAGAATCATGATTGCCAAAGTAGAagcaaaaaatttgaaaatctaTTTGTAATATGAAATAAATTCAAATAACCAAGCCTTTGAAACCTTGAAATAAATAACAACATCTAGGTTCGACAATTCGTCTATAAAATAATTATGAAGCCACCTATCtcacaaaaatataatttatcCCCCATTCCCACCACCACCCTCCTTATTAGAGACAAAATTCCACATCTTCTTACCCCAGTCCAGATAGAAGACAATTTGTATTCTCTCTTCACTGGGCGATCTTTATTACAAATCTAGCATGAAAAAATCAACTCAAAGAAGACTTCTTGTGCTTGATTTTCCGCAAAACTAATTTTCTAAGAAGTGCTATATTTACATCTAGCAGTCTTAGATTCCAAGCCCCTTTCAAATTTAGGATTAAAAACATCCTCCATTTAATAGTAATTTTCTTGCAGAATTCACATCTCCCGCAGATGAAATTTCTCATCAATTTCTCCATACTTTTATAAGCGACACCGGCTactaataaatgaaaaaattatgAACCGGGATCCCATAGATTATTGATCTAATAAGCTCCACCTATCTTACCATTGGTAACAACTTCCCCTTCCAACCTAGCACacaaattttagttttatccATCAATAGAAGCAACGACTCCTTCTTTACCTTGCCTTTAAATTTTCTACCCCCAAATAGTGGTTAGGGAACTTGCATTTGGAACTTCCAATAATTCAAAAATTAGATGCCTTCTAGCTACACAATGCTACCAAAAACAACTTGCTTTTATCCAGATTAACTCATTGACCAAAGAAATCTTGAtacataaattaagaaaaaaaaaattatattcttgACATAGTTGATAAatgcattcataaaaatgaaaacatcATTAGCTAGAGTTGATGACTTGAGACTTGGATTCCATGCAGACTTGGgagagatttaattttattttcctttattaatCGGCTCAACCCCACACAGACTTCTTCCACCAAATAAAGGAAGGGGATTCTAGAGATTGGTCTCCTTGATGGAGCCCCGCTGCATGCAAAAAAATCCCACAAGGCCATCTTCAAATGATCAAAAACTCTAGAGGAGATCGGAATTGACGCAACCAAACTATCCATTTGTcaatgaaaccaaatattctcataatggcaaataaaaaaattcccaagATAGAGTGCATAGGCCTTTCAAACATCCAATTTAATACCATCCCTCCACCTCGAGTAGACAAATGCATGAGGTTAGTTCTTGTGTCTAAATGATATTTCATGTTCTCATGATCCTAATCCCCATGtcgaaaaaaagagagagagagagagagagagagagagagaacataatTGGAAACTCTTAAAGAGATCTAATAGGAGAGAGTTGCATTTGGAGTCTATTATCACCTATGATAATTGTAAGCTCCTATAGAGGTTGATAGGACATGTAACTCCAATGATGTAGAAGTCCTAGTAGGAAGATAATTTGCATCTAATGGAACTCCTATAAGATAGGAATGGATCAGCCAGAATGGGTGGCAATAGATATTAAGGGAGAGTAGAATTCGGACTCCTGTTGAGACACCTCCTCAAGGTGGGCATTTGAGTTTGTCCTAAAGAAGAAAACGTGCtgagtgtcacaccccgttcacatgaaccggagcggtgaccgagttaacaccggttaacccaaacctgccaggatcatcagatactgtattccaccacagcatacacacactaacacaagttcatcagatcagcggaagactaagttttacctgtgaataaatctcatatacttgatacccgaattgtgatacaataaatatatacatttgggcccgaaggcatgatatatacacaaaaagaataaaattcaaatatcaagtatatacaggaaatcatcaaaaaccatcagagtacacagctcggctcggtttcaaggctggagctcagctcggcatcaggggttgtgcccagctcggcatcatatagaagagctcagctcggcctcggaagtggagctcagctcggcctccaaggtggagctcagctcggcctcagaactgctgtcctgcagcacactCTCGCacagcagtcagcgccgtgctctaactcctcaggggtccaccagtcctcttcaggaaactcgactgtgggacccacccatgctcctcagatgtatgacctgcaaaatcatctaaaaaggggtgtacacgtgggatgagctcactagcaaCACACtctatgcactacatgccatgcttttagtgctactacaaccacagtgcgcgtaacTCCGggtgatgacatgactagattagatatagttatatgaatgccaaacaaatgccttgaaacaaggccaaacgtcctctctccacttacttgtagcgtacaaggatttccgttcggtacgggcgagatccagagcgaaacgggtaggatttggtgaacctaacataattgggtggggttagtacttcaccattttagaatcaaaattaatgaaatccgatgtcaaaatcgtgtttagaacgtcaaaagaaggtcacacgcccgatttgggttcaatcggacctAAGGATCTCCTTcagggccacacgggtgggtcagacaggtgggctgtctacccaccagttttacccaccggtttgggaccggcgggtaggggcggtggtacccgccggttaggcctgaaggccccttgccttctcaggtgggtacccacaggcgggtaggtacccgccggttgtacccaccggttttggcgggaatgacactgtctcttccccattttctccatcttttattgaggtcctataggatggttctaacctagatttagatTCAAGGagacccttcaaatcacttcaaactcacaatgcctcttctaccttgtcaatatctcttcaaatccttcaagatcaacacataaatcatctattaaaccttagattcatcataaAGCTTGGgcatggtgaatgttcataaaacccaacttttcttacctccaactgtagatctagagttgaagattactctcccggcaccggaatggcaagatctccctttacttttctcaccaacgtacggggtaataatggaaagaaaagaaatcataaagccttatatactattcctaattaagtgaatagtgctcttggatgggtcaaccccaccccaggcatacgatgtagcatacgtatataccttaaaatatggatataatacctgttttatctgTACATAGCCtaatggtaggtgcacgtacacggtttgggcactcccgtctcttctggcactggctcggacttgtcgggccagccggtgtttaaggtcacccggatcatgcacgtacttcttcagcatggatacatggaatacattgtgaacatccccaagcgaaggtggcagaatAAGCATGTaagctactgagccaacccgggataagatctcaaatggttgTCACAAGTcagatcatctcaggtcctaacattcgacgttcacctacctcatcccaataaaaaggagttctgcactttctgccatataacgcctcatatggagccatcccaattgtggcttggtaattcgtgggtgaaaagctgtactcaattcagctgtgatcccaaggcagaTAGGAataaatgagcagtcttggtaagccgatccacaatcacccatatcgcatccatcccttaggtgtactttgtagtccggtgacgaagtccattgtaatcctttcccacttccattctggtactgggagtggctgaagggtaccataaggtcgatgagagcccacatacaaagctatggtgactttcatgtttggccaccataactttgtttgaggtcttgtacattttggtactttgtgctaatctgtctcgaaacatcaatgccccatcaccggccaaagtaaaatctgggtcgttcatcgtttggtcttgaaccttaactctaatccgctgcaattcaggatccaaaggttgcttcattatcacctcttgcctaattgccggatgcacctgtagagccgacaagATActgtcaaccatttaaggttttctggttgaggttcaagctctaaggttgccccttcatacaagagggtttcatccattagcatcgcctcttgcacaagtggtgagctgactgctaagtatgagagcgacacagtctgtgtcttccgactcaatgcatctgccacta contains these protein-coding regions:
- the LOC122065428 gene encoding transcription factor bHLH95-like is translated as MSEEGGDHGGNILWANQALAFSNSDNSGGTQARDHSSSNSPRAVAPPTLTVGQKRGRNGKERIDGGADSDHDQDHDHDHELHIWTERERRKKMRNMFSSLHALLPHIPPKVDKATIVDEAVTYIRTLQNTLQKLQSWICSGESRPSGSTPGANQGCSNSSRNNQAIITGNNSAMANSFGVPRFPVCLQTWSSPNVVLSVCGNDAQICVCAPKKPGLLTTIFYIMEKHKLEVVTANISSDNYQSMYMIHAHANGLLINSQRHYQWRKYTS